One part of the Parabacteroides distasonis ATCC 8503 genome encodes these proteins:
- a CDS encoding DUF6706 family protein: MTVNDYILQKFQTFGVNLSEADLFDICLNAKISGGGEMNEDCQTRVSVAIAKFIPSLLLRATSISESGFSMSWDIQGIKDYYSFLCKRYGLKDELSDKPKVTFL, translated from the coding sequence ATGACAGTAAACGATTATATATTACAGAAGTTTCAGACCTTCGGCGTTAACTTGTCGGAGGCTGACCTTTTCGATATATGTCTGAACGCAAAGATAAGCGGAGGGGGGGAGATGAACGAGGATTGCCAAACACGGGTGTCGGTGGCAATTGCGAAGTTCATCCCCTCTCTATTGCTTCGTGCCACTTCCATCAGCGAAAGCGGTTTTTCTATGTCTTGGGACATTCAAGGCATTAAGGATTACTATTCATTTCTGTGCAAGCGGTACGGTTTGAAAGACGAATTGAGTGATAAGCCTAAAGTGACTTTCTTATGA
- a CDS encoding DUF7352 domain-containing protein: MKRIFKYELIVADHSKLCLPIGSRILSVQVQRGTVCLWAIVDEYQKELCFVDIYMYGTGQHVSDADLAGKRFAGTVQLGDLVCHVFLEYDENVQYLIV; this comes from the coding sequence ATGAAAAGAATATTCAAGTATGAATTGATTGTTGCAGACCATTCAAAACTATGTCTGCCTATCGGGTCGAGGATATTGTCTGTTCAAGTACAACGAGGTACTGTTTGCTTGTGGGCTATTGTAGATGAATATCAGAAAGAATTGTGCTTTGTGGATATTTATATGTACGGAACGGGGCAACACGTATCAGATGCAGATTTGGCTGGAAAAAGATTTGCCGGAACGGTTCAACTTGGAGATTTGGTTTGTCACGTATTTCTCGAATATGACGAAAACGTCCAATATTTGATAGTATGA